In one window of Juglans regia cultivar Chandler chromosome 3, Walnut 2.0, whole genome shotgun sequence DNA:
- the LOC109011995 gene encoding uncharacterized protein LOC109011995: protein MPQNNSMSRKGTPAASLQKDAPWRAAPSAKPIPKIHQSPSLRLPQTPTSSYALHVMKHQNPIGSGMAMEAIVEVAGPECIVPGQITPIKLLGVKVWPINVNIKFLEPVGRELKSLGKFLDDAVNLMNKSFIDR, encoded by the exons ATGCCACAAAATAACAGTATGTCCAGAAAGGGAACACCAGCTGCTTCTCTTCAAAAGGACGCCCCATGGAGGGCAGCACCCTCTGCAAAGCCTATACCCAAAATTCACCAGTCCCCTTCGCTCCGTCTTCCCCAAACTCCCACTTCCAGTTACGCCCTCCACGTCATGAAG CATCAGAATCCGATAGGAAGTGGGATGGCAATGGAAGCAATAGTGGAAGTGGCAGGGCCAGAATGCATTGTCCCAGGACAGATTACACCCATCAAATTACTCGGTGTCAAG GTATGGCctataaatgttaacataaaatttttagaacCAGTTGGACGAGAACTCAAGTCACTTGGAAAG TTCCTGGATGATGCTGTCAACCTCATGAACAAATCATTTATAGATCGCTAG